The following are encoded in a window of Cygnus atratus isolate AKBS03 ecotype Queensland, Australia chromosome 20, CAtr_DNAZoo_HiC_assembly, whole genome shotgun sequence genomic DNA:
- the TRAF4 gene encoding LOW QUALITY PROTEIN: TNF receptor-associated factor 4 (The sequence of the model RefSeq protein was modified relative to this genomic sequence to represent the inferred CDS: deleted 1 base in 1 codon) — MPGYDYKLLERPRRRVLCPLCGKPMREPVRVSTCGHRFCDTCLQEFLSEGVFKCPEDQLPLDYAKIYPDPELEAQVLSLAIRCIHSEEGCRWSGLIKHLQAHLGTCAFNVIPCPNRCSAKLSRRDLPEHVQHGCPKRRVKCEFCASDFTGEAFEGHQGTCPQESVYCENKCGARMMRRLLSQHTLAECPKRTQPCTYCAKEFVFDTIQNHQYQCPRYPVPCPNQCGTPSIAREDVPSHLKESCNTAMLLCPFKEAGCKHRCPKLAMGRHLEESTKAHLGMVCALVSRQRQEILELRRDVEELSVSSDGILIWKIADYARKLQEAKARSNYEFFSPPFYTHKYGYKLQVSAFLNGNGSGESSHLSVYIRVLPGEYDNLLEWPFSYRVTFSLLDQSDPSLSKPQHITETFHPDPNWKNFQKPGASRGSLDESTLGFGYPKFISHEDIKKRNYVRDNAIFIKASVEIPQKILA; from the exons aTGCCGGGCTACGACTACAAGCTGCTGGAGCGGCCGCGGCGCCGGGTGCTGTGCCCGCTGTGCGGGAAGCCCATGCGGGAGCCCGTCCGCGTCTCTACCTGCGGCCACCGCTTCTGCGACACCTGCCTGCAGGAGTTCCTCAG CGAAGGCGTCTTCAAGTGCCCCGAGGACCAGCTGCCCCTGGACTACGCCAAG ATCTACCCCGACCCCGAGCTGGAGGCGCAAGTGTTGAGCCTGGCCATCCGCTGCATCCACAGCGAGGAGGGCTGCCGCTGGAGCGGGCTCATCAAACACCTCCAG GCCCACCTTGGCACCTGCGCCTTCAACGTCATCCCTTGCCCCAACCGGTGCAGCGCCAAGCTGAGCCGCCGCGACCTGCCCGAGCACGTGCAGCACGGCTGCCCCAAGCGCCGGGTCAAGTGCGAGTTCTGCGCCAGCGACTTCACCGGGGAGGCCTTCGAG ggccaccag GGCACGTGTCCCCAGGAGAGCGTGTACTGCGAGAACAAGTGCGGGGCCCGCATGATGCGGCGCCTGCTGTCCCAGCACACCCTGGCCGAGTGCCCCAAGCGCACGCAGCCCTGCACCTACTGCGCCAAGGAGTTCGTCTTCGACACCATCCAG AACCACCAGTACCAGTGTCCTCGGTACCCCGTGCCCTGCCCCAACCAGTGCGGGACGCCCAGCATCGCCCGGGAGGACGTGCCCAGCCACCTGAAGGAGAGCTGCAACACTGCCATGCTGCTGTGCCCCTTCAAGGAGGCTGGCTGCAAGCACCGG TGCCCCAAGCTGGCCATGGGCCGGCACCTGGAGGAGAGCACCAAGGCTCACCTGGGCATGGTGTGCGCCCTGGTGAGCCGGCAGCGGCAGGAGATCCTGGAGCTGCGGCGCGACGTGGAGGAGCTGTCGGTGAGCAGCGACGGGATCCTCATCTGGAAGATCGCCGACTATGCCCGCAAGCTGCAGGAGGCCAAAGCCCGCAGCAACTACGAGTTCTTCAGCCCCCCCTTCTACACCCACAAGTACGGCTACAAGCTGCAGGTCTCGGCCTTCCTCAACGGCAACGGGAGCGGCGAGAGCAGCCACCTCTCCGTCTACATCCGCGTGCTGCCGGGCGAGTATGACAACCTGCTGGAGTGGCCCTTCTCCTACCGTGTCACCTTCTCCCTGCTGGACCAGAGCGATCCCTCGCTCTCCAAGCCCCAGCACATCACCGAGACCTTCCACCCCGACCCCAACTGGAAAAACTTCCAGAAGCCGGGGGCCTCGCGCGGGTCCCTGGACGAGAGCACCCTGGGCTTCGGCTACCCCAAATTCATCTCCCACGAGGACATCAAGAAGCGCAACTACGTGCGGGACAACGCCATCTTCATCAAGGCCTCGGTGGAGATCCCCCAAAAGATCCTCGCCTGA
- the FAM222B gene encoding LOW QUALITY PROTEIN: protein FAM222B (The sequence of the model RefSeq protein was modified relative to this genomic sequence to represent the inferred CDS: deleted 1 base in 1 codon), with product MLACLPGPGDLSFQLLSYTQMNTGLQKWDTTQKMRSAQYPTPAELDAYAKKVANNPLTIKIFPNSVKVPQRKHIRRTVNGLDTSGQRYSPYPSQATTKTGLLAIVKSPAKGIIKDFDGTRTRLLPEAMMNPPSTPYVAPSTLTHPQALARQQALQHAQTLPHPQSIPQPQTLQHPQGIPQPQSLPHPQGIPQPQALPHPQNMQQPQGLQHPQPMAHQTLQHPPNPLLQPGLHGSRKMPDADAPPNVTVSTSTIPLSMAATLQQNQPPDLSSIVHQINQFCQARAGISTTSVCEGQIANPSPISRNLLINASTRVSTHNVPTPMPSCVVNPVDHAAAAIPSASVNVPMVNINRVPPAYQNEIKSVAWNQHQLAHLQQMCGDAAGPAGLAGKHPQREMAGQSFPGKTSSYPQELCMGQSFSLKPPLEKPTPSPPVNGLQGPLPYTNGHYFQPMWNNILPTPNSDSSGSQDLAMPFHGGQPAGAPLDCAGGTHYRAGAGPSSQNNVMQTMDYLSGDFQQSCFRDQSMAVLGKVHRPPMNRAPEPTDSRNLHIQHPGYR from the exons ATGCTGGCCTGTCTGCCAGGACCAGGTGACCTCtcctttcagcttctttcttaCACGCAGATGAACACTGGACTTCAGAAAT GGGACActacacagaaaatgagatCTGCACAGTATCCTACCCCAGCAGAATTGGATGCCTATGCTAAGAAGGTCGCCAACAATCCACTGACTATAAAGATTTTTCCAAACAGTGTCAAGGTTCCCCAGAGGAAACACATACGCCGTACTGTGAACGGACTTGATACTTCGGGCCAGAGGTACAGTCCTTACCCGTCTCAGGCCACCACGAAAACGGGCCTCCTGGCCATAGTCAAATCTCCAGCGAAAGGAATTATCAAGGACTTTGACGGGACACGCACACGTCTGCTGCCGGAAGCGATGATGAATCCCCCTTCCACCCCCTACGTTGCACCTAGCACTTTAACCCACCCCCAGGCGCTTGCTCGCCAGCAGGCTCTCCAGCATGCACAGACTTTGCCGCACCCCCAGAGCATCCCGCAGCCACAGACTTTGCAGCACCCTCAGGGTATACCACAGCCACAAAGCTTACCGCACCCTCAGGGGATACCGCAGCCGCAGGCGCTGCCGCACCCTCAGAATATGCAGCAGCCGCAGGGCTTGCAGCATCCTCAGCCCATGGCACACCAGACTCTGCAGCACCCCCCGAACCCTTTGCTGCAGCCGGGTTTACATGGAAGCAGAAAGATGCCGGATGCAGACGCGCCGCCGAATGTGACCGTGTCTACCTCAACCATTCCCCTCTCTATGGCTGCCACCCTGCAGCAGAACCAGCCACCGGACCTGAGCAGCATCGTGCACCAGATCAACCAGTTCTGCCAGGCCAGAGCTGGCATTAGCACTACCTCAGTCTGTGAGGGACAGATCGCCAACCCCAGCCCCATAAGTCGCAACCTGCTTATCAATGCAAGTACCAGGGTATCTACTCACAATGTCCCTACGCCCATGCCTTCCTGTGTAGTAAACCCTGTAgaccatgctgctgctgctattccTTCTGCCTCCGTTAACGTGCCCATGGTGAATATTAACAGGGTGCCGCCTGCGTACCAGAACGAAATCAAATCGGTCGCGTGGAACCAGCACCAGCTTGCACATCTGCAGCAAATGTGCGGGGACGCTGCTGGGCCCGCTGGACTCGCG GGGAAGCACCCTCAGAGAGAGATGGCGGGGCAGAGCTTCCCCGGCAAAACGTCCAGCTACCCTCAAGAACTGTGCATGGGCCAGTCGTTCAGCTTGAAGCCCCCCCTCGAGAAGCCCACGCCCTCTCCGCCTGTGAACGGCCTGCAGGGACCCTTGCCGTACACCAACGGGCACTATTTCCAGCCCATGTGGAACAACATCCTGCCCACGCCCAACAGCGACAGCTCCGGGTCCCAGGACCTCGCCATGCCTTTCCACGGGGGACAGCCGGCAGGAGCGCCGCTAGATTGTGCGGGAGGAACTCATtacagagctggagctggtcCATCCAGCCAGAATAATGTGATGCAGACCATGGATTACCTAAGCGGGGACTTCCAGCAGTCTTGCTTCAGAGATCAGAGCATGGCCGTGCTGGGAAAAGTCCATCGGCCCCCCATGAACCGAGCACCTGAACCAACCGATAGTCGAAATCTTCATATTCAACACCCAGGGTATAGATAG